One window from the genome of Metabacillus flavus encodes:
- a CDS encoding zinc ribbon domain-containing protein, with the protein MYCKICGTANLEHANYCMNDGAVLPKIKKSGVLGYQKSKSLFCSNCGKETGDPTNYCMACGTSQTVYLAAAETVVSPAIPAGTLNRASAERFFSGFSIALLKKALIPSIIAFAFMLIVSIGAYLPIKDTLNSLFMDSLSSGPLSSLNELGSDKDLPEPGDIYGYTDTVMAAHFAAPEYHVQAESEFLNNKGSIELTFLPIFLFLIPAASFILAGYLFGRQDQGGNLAERFRGSLCIGAIYGVLISIFSLFSGFSYHVSGEGFSVSINAGYPFFQLLFTGLLGGTLLTFMGTLFSKDHRRFTGHLQGRIPFGNSLHQGFSAFIRIYAAFALLFTIFAAFKIQELKDTAGIYSFSLGPFSKLLENAAFFATSFGFQFGSYVLGMTNFIPLSFFGKGGNSEEFEFGYSLFTGFYANKSASMADAASINMFLDMNNGPLFLRLCIIIPVLFLIWGGYSLAKNGGSSFLSLSVFSLVFAMMMSILAKVSAYSIKATAGSMYDGQSAFSFSLGINSLILFFSSFIIAFACAFLGRYLAKWKIGQ; encoded by the coding sequence ATGTATTGTAAAATTTGCGGAACAGCGAACCTAGAGCATGCGAACTATTGCATGAATGATGGAGCTGTATTGCCTAAAATCAAAAAATCCGGGGTTCTCGGGTATCAAAAAAGCAAATCCCTCTTCTGTTCCAACTGCGGTAAAGAAACAGGGGATCCGACTAATTACTGCATGGCCTGCGGAACTTCTCAAACGGTCTATCTGGCAGCAGCAGAGACTGTAGTCAGCCCGGCAATTCCTGCAGGTACATTGAATCGGGCTTCTGCCGAACGTTTTTTCAGCGGATTCAGCATAGCACTATTAAAAAAAGCACTCATTCCATCTATTATTGCTTTTGCTTTCATGCTTATTGTCAGTATTGGAGCCTACCTGCCAATTAAGGATACACTCAATTCCTTATTTATGGATTCTCTTAGCAGCGGACCTTTATCATCATTGAATGAATTAGGGTCTGATAAAGACCTTCCTGAGCCAGGCGACATTTATGGCTATACAGACACAGTAATGGCAGCTCATTTTGCAGCTCCGGAATACCATGTTCAGGCAGAAAGTGAATTCTTAAATAACAAAGGTTCAATCGAACTGACGTTTTTGCCTATCTTCCTCTTCTTAATACCGGCAGCTTCCTTTATACTGGCGGGATATTTGTTCGGCAGACAAGATCAGGGCGGCAACCTTGCGGAAAGATTCCGAGGCTCCCTTTGCATTGGGGCCATATACGGGGTGCTGATCAGTATCTTTTCCCTTTTCAGCGGCTTTTCCTATCATGTATCAGGAGAAGGTTTTTCCGTATCCATTAATGCAGGTTACCCATTCTTCCAGCTGTTATTTACAGGATTGCTAGGGGGAACACTGCTGACATTTATGGGAACACTTTTCAGCAAGGACCACCGCCGATTTACCGGGCATCTTCAGGGAAGAATTCCGTTTGGGAACTCTCTACACCAAGGGTTCTCTGCATTTATCCGTATTTACGCAGCTTTCGCGCTGCTGTTTACCATTTTCGCTGCTTTTAAAATCCAGGAACTAAAAGATACGGCGGGCATTTATTCGTTCTCCCTCGGTCCTTTCAGCAAACTGCTTGAAAATGCAGCATTCTTTGCTACTTCATTCGGGTTCCAGTTTGGTTCTTACGTTTTGGGAATGACCAACTTTATTCCTCTTTCCTTTTTTGGAAAAGGAGGAAACAGTGAAGAGTTTGAATTCGGCTACTCTCTTTTCACTGGCTTTTATGCAAATAAAAGTGCATCAATGGCGGATGCGGCTAGTATTAATATGTTTTTGGATATGAATAACGGTCCATTGTTCTTACGCCTTTGCATAATCATTCCTGTCCTCTTCCTGATTTGGGGAGGTTACAGCCTGGCTAAAAACGGCGGATCCAGCTTTTTAAGTCTATCTGTTTTCAGCCTTGTTTTTGCAATGATGATGTCCATCCTTGCAAAAGTATCCGCTTATTCCATTAAAGCAACAGCAGGATCAATGTATGACGGGCAGTCTGCTTTCTCTTTTTCTTTGGGGATCAATAGCCTGATCCTTTTCTTTTCCAGCTTTATCATTGCATTTGCCTGCGCATTCCTTGGCCGCTATCTGGCTAAATGGAAAATCGGGCAGTAA
- a CDS encoding zinc ribbon domain-containing protein codes for MSDLQSTLGSGLNKIQDSLQQGKQKIQTAQEVSQYKKALYEAGTERGELLLKLAETVYQMVRSGTLQHEEFDKYQQPISELDQKMFQAQQAIALLNAKSLEQHACSGCGTVVTDQDKFCGSCGARVEIPEKKPAQEMKACRTCDEMIPEEARFCTCCGIHLAG; via the coding sequence ATGAGTGATTTGCAATCCACGCTCGGAAGCGGTCTGAACAAAATCCAGGACAGTCTTCAGCAGGGCAAGCAAAAAATCCAGACGGCACAGGAAGTTAGCCAGTACAAAAAAGCACTGTATGAAGCAGGGACAGAAAGAGGCGAGCTCCTTCTAAAGCTCGCAGAGACCGTTTACCAAATGGTGCGAAGCGGTACCCTTCAGCATGAGGAATTCGACAAATATCAGCAACCCATCTCCGAATTGGATCAGAAGATGTTTCAGGCTCAGCAGGCAATTGCTCTTCTGAATGCCAAAAGCTTAGAACAGCATGCATGTTCCGGATGCGGTACAGTAGTAACCGATCAGGATAAATTCTGCGGTTCATGCGGAGCAAGAGTCGAAATTCCTGAAAAGAAACCGGCACAGGAAATGAAGGCTTGTCGTACGTGTGATGAGATGATTCCGGAAGAAGCCCGATTCTGCACATGTTGCGGCATTCATCTGGCAGGATAA
- a CDS encoding TcaA 3rd/4th domain-containing protein, with the protein MENCHQCGAELEKEKPFCTDCGAEVKKKEQVKNGKKIPAWLLGGTFIFLLLLLAGGYFYGKELNNPVKAAERFEQAVSQKDSDEVASILKVKEKQADWLIKEYFQKRDFLQPEMNKLKQQAEDLNTGNLSYQEQAFRMKAEGKEWFVFTTYAVAAEPIYIAVSADKDIELTIDGEKQGSLKRNKEKTFGPFLPGSHKIQARNRGKYTEVKEELTLNSFEVKDKTMRAEFDMSGNQVYIFSNNEDAELYLNGDSTGLKISQASLFGPVPVDGSAKLQAVLGNQKSNIETITGADVNIELLFDEEKMAVGNVDAEKLIIKSIVENHYTSISNGHYKAAYDLFSQSLQSKNKFVKWSGGLKNNFKNEITYMEITEATPESAVVYFTFDSYDTREDGFTQVQTWGGNWHLIYEGGWKLDNPDIKKLGSRVE; encoded by the coding sequence TTGGAGAATTGTCATCAGTGTGGGGCAGAATTGGAAAAGGAAAAACCGTTCTGCACGGACTGCGGAGCTGAAGTGAAAAAAAAAGAACAAGTAAAAAACGGGAAGAAGATTCCGGCCTGGCTGCTTGGAGGCACCTTTATATTCCTTCTGCTCCTATTGGCTGGCGGTTATTTTTATGGAAAGGAATTAAATAATCCTGTAAAAGCAGCTGAAAGGTTTGAGCAGGCTGTTTCTCAAAAAGATTCCGATGAAGTTGCTTCAATTCTAAAAGTCAAGGAGAAACAAGCCGATTGGCTCATTAAGGAATATTTTCAAAAACGGGACTTCCTCCAGCCGGAGATGAATAAGCTGAAGCAGCAGGCGGAGGACTTAAACACAGGAAACCTTTCCTATCAGGAACAGGCTTTTCGAATGAAAGCTGAAGGCAAGGAGTGGTTTGTATTTACGACCTATGCAGTTGCTGCAGAACCGATATACATTGCAGTGTCTGCAGATAAAGATATTGAGCTTACGATAGACGGAGAAAAACAGGGCAGTCTGAAAAGAAACAAGGAAAAGACATTCGGACCGTTTTTGCCGGGCAGTCATAAAATTCAAGCAAGAAATAGAGGGAAGTATACAGAAGTAAAAGAAGAATTGACACTTAATTCCTTTGAAGTAAAAGACAAAACGATGAGAGCTGAGTTTGATATGTCAGGAAACCAGGTATATATTTTTTCTAATAATGAGGATGCGGAGCTTTACCTCAACGGTGACAGCACCGGGTTAAAGATTTCACAGGCTTCCCTGTTCGGACCAGTACCTGTTGATGGTTCAGCAAAGCTCCAGGCGGTTCTGGGTAATCAGAAATCAAATATCGAAACAATAACAGGTGCAGATGTGAATATTGAACTTCTTTTTGATGAAGAAAAAATGGCTGTTGGAAATGTTGATGCAGAAAAATTGATAATTAAAAGCATTGTCGAAAACCATTACACCTCCATCTCCAACGGACATTACAAAGCTGCTTATGATTTATTCAGCCAGTCTCTTCAATCAAAAAACAAATTTGTAAAATGGTCCGGTGGCCTGAAAAATAACTTTAAAAACGAAATTACCTATATGGAAATTACCGAAGCAACTCCTGAAAGCGCCGTGGTATATTTCACGTTTGATTCCTACGATACGCGGGAAGACGGCTTCACACAGGTGCAAACATGGGGAGGAAACTGGCATTTAATTTATGAAGGAGGATGGAAGCTGGATAATCCGGATATTAAGAAGCTCGGATCCAGAGTAGAATGA